In Marinomonas posidonica IVIA-Po-181, a single window of DNA contains:
- a CDS encoding sugar ABC transporter ATP-binding protein, whose protein sequence is MNVLHFDALTKHYGEVRALDNFTHSFAEAQVHALIGKNGSGKSTFIKMLAGVIKPTSGKMKLGSLDLSFDNPADAFEAGIVTVHQELSLVPEQSVAENIYLGRLPKRGFLVNWTQLFEDARLLLDEIGASGVDPKAKVKDLSVGLQQIVEITKAMSFSPKVLLLDEPTSALAQSEVRQLFALVERLRAKGVTIIYISHRLAELPLIADTVTAIRDGSFVDSVPISEASPQAIVDMMFGELLPLDRPIRDFPKEFPSLSIRDLCLVPFFQNVSFDLYPGEVIGIAGMLGAGRTELLHTIFGARSADSGDIFINGTLIENPSITVMKAAGMGYASEDRKASGLVQSASCHANLCRAALQRIAPSGWTSIKKESSFVDIQIQDLNIKLGNPMNSVSSLSGGNQQKIVVGGWLNNAPSILLFDEPGRGVDVQAKRQIYQIIWDMAAQGLSCIVVSTELEDLTECCDRILVLHNGSISEEFLNDELDPKDLYAACMENDDSTGEPV, encoded by the coding sequence ATGAATGTTCTTCATTTTGATGCCTTGACTAAGCACTATGGGGAGGTCAGGGCTCTCGATAATTTTACCCACAGTTTTGCTGAAGCCCAAGTTCACGCTCTAATTGGTAAAAATGGTTCAGGCAAAAGTACTTTTATAAAGATGTTGGCAGGCGTGATTAAACCGACATCTGGGAAGATGAAACTAGGGTCTTTGGATTTATCTTTTGACAATCCTGCTGATGCATTTGAAGCAGGTATTGTCACTGTTCACCAAGAGCTTTCTTTGGTTCCTGAGCAAAGTGTCGCTGAAAATATATATCTGGGGCGACTTCCAAAGCGAGGATTTTTGGTTAATTGGACTCAACTTTTTGAAGATGCTCGTTTACTACTTGATGAAATAGGTGCAAGTGGTGTAGATCCTAAAGCCAAAGTGAAAGATCTATCCGTTGGTTTACAGCAAATAGTAGAAATAACCAAAGCTATGAGTTTCTCTCCTAAAGTGTTGCTCTTGGATGAACCAACATCGGCTCTCGCACAGAGTGAAGTTAGACAGCTTTTCGCGTTAGTTGAAAGGCTGCGAGCGAAGGGTGTGACGATTATATACATATCTCACCGGCTGGCTGAACTTCCATTAATTGCTGATACAGTAACAGCAATTCGAGACGGTTCTTTTGTTGATTCCGTACCAATATCTGAAGCTTCGCCACAAGCTATTGTGGATATGATGTTTGGTGAGCTATTGCCACTAGATCGTCCTATACGTGATTTTCCAAAGGAATTTCCGTCATTAAGCATTCGGGATCTGTGTCTAGTCCCATTCTTTCAAAATGTTTCTTTTGATTTATATCCCGGTGAAGTTATAGGAATAGCTGGCATGTTAGGCGCTGGCCGAACGGAGTTGCTTCATACCATTTTTGGTGCTCGTTCAGCTGACTCTGGTGATATTTTTATTAATGGAACTTTGATTGAGAATCCCAGTATTACTGTGATGAAAGCCGCAGGAATGGGATATGCCTCAGAGGATAGGAAAGCATCAGGGTTAGTCCAAAGTGCATCTTGTCATGCCAACCTATGTAGGGCAGCTCTTCAAAGAATTGCGCCATCAGGTTGGACTTCTATTAAAAAAGAGTCTTCTTTTGTTGATATCCAGATTCAGGATCTAAATATCAAATTAGGGAACCCAATGAATTCTGTGTCATCTCTTTCTGGTGGTAATCAACAGAAAATAGTTGTGGGAGGCTGGTTAAATAACGCACCAAGCATCTTATTATTTGATGAGCCAGGGAGAGGTGTCGATGTTCAAGCTAAACGTCAAATTTATCAAATAATTTGGGATATGGCCGCACAAGGCTTGTCTTGTATTGTTGTGTCAACTGAACTGGAGGACTTAACAGAATGTTGTGATCGAATACTTGTACTCCACAATGGCTCTATTTCAGAAGAGTTTCTTAATGACGAACTTGACCCTAAAGACCTCTATGCTGCGTGTATGGAAAATGATGATTCTACTGGAGAACCTGTATGA
- a CDS encoding ABC transporter permease yields MNKQQLVGLSRQHSMLLILILLYIIVGFTARGFMTVDNQLNILRNIAVPGMIAFGMALVIIVGEIDLSVGSMVAVSACLTAWIVEKASGHAFEPAWYYVVLGIVTTLCFAASVGWFNGMLRHRVGVPTFISSLAMMATLAGMANMITNGSAIEAFPSWYYIIGSGRFWGIPVPVYLLVVAFICTFILANFTTFGRAVYSVGGNMEAARLSGINVWRTKTICMVIVAVFAATGGIIYSSLINSGNPTIARGMELQVISAVIIGGVSLFGGRGSIWGAFIGVLFLGVLINAMTLWGFNPYAQQVVSGALILGAVFINFYIDRK; encoded by the coding sequence ATGAATAAACAACAACTTGTTGGGCTATCGAGACAGCATTCAATGCTTTTAATCTTGATATTGCTTTATATCATCGTTGGTTTTACTGCTCGTGGTTTTATGACAGTGGATAATCAGTTAAATATTCTACGCAATATCGCAGTGCCCGGTATGATTGCGTTTGGTATGGCCTTAGTTATTATTGTCGGTGAAATTGATTTATCTGTTGGTTCAATGGTGGCTGTGTCGGCGTGCCTAACAGCTTGGATCGTTGAAAAGGCATCTGGTCACGCTTTCGAACCTGCTTGGTATTATGTGGTGTTAGGGATCGTTACTACCTTGTGTTTTGCTGCTAGTGTTGGCTGGTTTAATGGCATGTTGCGTCACCGAGTGGGTGTGCCTACTTTTATCTCATCTTTAGCGATGATGGCAACATTGGCTGGAATGGCCAATATGATTACAAATGGTTCAGCTATAGAGGCATTTCCGTCGTGGTATTACATCATTGGCAGTGGACGCTTTTGGGGGATTCCTGTCCCAGTATACTTACTGGTGGTTGCTTTTATTTGTACTTTTATATTGGCAAATTTTACAACGTTTGGACGTGCTGTTTATTCTGTTGGAGGCAATATGGAAGCGGCTCGTCTATCTGGTATTAACGTATGGCGAACAAAAACAATTTGTATGGTTATTGTTGCAGTTTTCGCTGCAACGGGTGGGATTATTTATTCCTCTCTTATTAATTCTGGAAATCCAACCATTGCACGGGGAATGGAGCTTCAAGTTATTTCTGCTGTTATTATTGGTGGGGTGAGTTTATTTGGTGGGCGTGGTTCTATATGGGGGGCATTTATTGGTGTTTTGTTTTTAGGTGTGCTTATTAATGCTATGACACTTTGGGGTTTTAACCCATATGCTCAGCAAGTGGTAAGTGGAGCCTTAATTCTAGGCGCTGTATTTATTAATTTCTATATTGATAGAAAGTGA
- a CDS encoding LacI family DNA-binding transcriptional regulator: MATIKDIARLSGAGASTVSRVINKSGYVSNTTRLRIEKAIIELGYTPNIGARTLRSGKSNLIGILVPSIKVDFFARLAHKLEQMLFAQGYQTMICSTAEDTKHEAKYIEMLLNQKVAGVMVASVGNESAAFTKLQNANIPVLALDRQLIGLDVPFVRADHFEGGRLAAEHLISLGHQSISIIGAPDQSEPVKLRTEGAIETCKKAGIKVPNTILGSKHSVWACESLANEALSFSPRPTAIIATSDIAAIGVLHAARELGINIPEDLSVTGFDDTPMASYVFPPITTIAQPIEEIAEVAIKTMISFIKKANIDINQKIMLPVNLKIRKSTIQNKQ; this comes from the coding sequence ATGGCCACTATAAAAGACATTGCTCGCCTATCAGGTGCTGGAGCTTCTACCGTATCTAGAGTCATTAACAAAAGTGGCTACGTATCGAATACAACACGGCTACGGATCGAAAAAGCTATTATAGAGTTAGGATATACTCCCAATATTGGCGCTAGAACGCTACGAAGCGGAAAAAGCAATCTTATTGGTATTTTAGTGCCATCGATTAAAGTGGACTTTTTTGCTCGTCTAGCACATAAACTAGAACAGATGTTGTTCGCTCAAGGCTATCAAACAATGATTTGCTCAACTGCGGAGGATACGAAGCACGAAGCAAAATACATTGAAATGCTATTAAATCAAAAAGTAGCTGGTGTAATGGTCGCCTCAGTTGGAAATGAGAGTGCCGCATTTACAAAGCTTCAAAATGCAAATATTCCAGTTCTGGCATTAGACCGTCAATTAATAGGATTAGATGTTCCATTTGTTAGAGCAGATCATTTCGAAGGCGGAAGGCTTGCCGCAGAGCATCTTATTAGCCTGGGACATCAATCTATTTCTATCATTGGAGCGCCAGATCAATCTGAGCCAGTTAAATTACGCACTGAAGGCGCAATTGAAACTTGTAAGAAAGCGGGTATAAAAGTTCCAAACACTATTCTTGGTTCAAAACATAGCGTTTGGGCTTGTGAATCATTAGCAAACGAGGCTCTCAGCTTTTCACCTCGTCCTACTGCTATTATTGCAACAAGTGACATTGCTGCTATTGGTGTTTTACACGCGGCAAGAGAATTAGGAATAAATATTCCAGAAGACTTATCCGTTACAGGCTTTGATGATACTCCAATGGCGTCTTATGTATTCCCTCCTATCACTACAATCGCCCAACCAATAGAGGAGATTGCAGAAGTGGCTATTAAAACAATGATATCTTTTATAAAAAAAGCCAACATCGATATAAATCAGAAAATTATGCTTCCTGTTAACCTTAAAATAAGAAAATCTACAATTCAAAATAAACAATAA
- a CDS encoding pyridoxamine 5'-phosphate oxidase family protein — MTQTLETPLSKVKRGPNRASHDKDLALDIIDAALMCHVGQTKDGQVFVTPTSHWREGDYFYWHAHSKARNVKGPIDKPEKVCINISLLDGLVLARSAMHHSVNYRSVTLFGVPELVDDKEEKVRQFKLFLDKVSPGRWEELRPVNESEIKATGVVRIKIEEASVKFRAEPPIDDAADIDWPVWAGVVPLERHWGAPQTDPIQQQNFAPAKPPKAF; from the coding sequence ATGACCCAAACACTTGAAACACCATTAAGCAAAGTAAAAAGAGGGCCGAACAGAGCCTCACACGATAAAGACCTAGCATTAGACATTATTGATGCGGCATTAATGTGCCATGTTGGCCAAACAAAAGATGGCCAAGTATTTGTGACACCCACCAGCCACTGGCGCGAAGGCGATTACTTCTATTGGCACGCTCATTCCAAAGCTCGCAATGTCAAAGGACCAATAGACAAACCAGAAAAGGTTTGTATCAATATTAGCTTATTAGATGGCTTGGTATTAGCGCGTTCTGCCATGCATCACTCGGTGAACTATCGCTCCGTTACCTTATTTGGTGTCCCAGAGTTAGTTGATGATAAAGAAGAGAAAGTGCGTCAATTTAAACTCTTCTTAGACAAGGTAAGCCCAGGACGGTGGGAAGAATTGCGACCAGTGAATGAAAGCGAAATTAAAGCCACTGGGGTAGTACGCATTAAAATAGAAGAAGCATCCGTTAAATTCCGTGCTGAGCCACCAATCGACGACGCAGCCGATATTGATTGGCCAGTGTGGGCTGGCGTTGTACCTTTAGAAAGGCATTGGGGCGCTCCCCAGACGGACCCAATTCAACAACAGAACTTTGCCCCAGCAAAGCCACCAAAGGCTTTCTAA